The following are from one region of the Juglans regia cultivar Chandler chromosome 10, Walnut 2.0, whole genome shotgun sequence genome:
- the LOC109021116 gene encoding 40S ribosomal protein SA-like produces the protein MRGTIRPGHKWDVMVDLFFYRESEEAKQQKEEEAVAIPNYGLIDYSAPSLASDQWPVQVADTKWSPHVQHPISAVPTTWATEPVALAAGDWDAAPVPPVTTTVIEGAAALASGWGE, from the exons ATGCGCGGTACTATTCGTCCTGGACATAAGTGGGATGTGATGGTG GATTTGTTTTTCTATCGTGAATCTGAGGAGGCTAAGCAACAGAAGGAGGAAGAAGCAGTTGCCATTCCCAATTACGGACTCATTGATTATTCTGCTCCTTCCCTTGCCTCTGACCAGTGGCCTGTTCAAGTTGCTGATACTAAGTGGAGCCCTCATGTTCAGCATCCTATCTCAGCAGTTCCTACTACTTGGGCCACAGAACCAG TTGCTTTAGCAGCAGGGGATTGGGATGCTGCTCCCGTGCCACCAGTGACCACCACTGTTATTGAAGGTGCTGCTGCTCTAGCTTCTGGATGGGGTGAATGA